The following coding sequences lie in one Arthrobacter sp. PGP41 genomic window:
- a CDS encoding aminotransferase-like domain-containing protein: MNNDSSSRIVAHLKSWMSSAAPGAKLPSTRSLVAEYQASPVTVQKALQTLTAQGLIESRPGVGTFVRAVRMARPSDYGWQTAALRSPSAALPPASATMRDVPLGAIAFHSGYPARELLPERLVRAALARASRGDAALSRPPAAGLPELQSWFAHELSTSTPAGISPPNPSDVVVLPGSQSGLSSIFSALVGRGQPLLMESPSYWGAILAAAQAGVRVVPVPSGPEGPDAMELARAFDESGARVFYAQPNYANPTGAQWASERRDEVLDVVRAKGAFLVEDDWAHDFGITSSPVPVASRDDSGHVVYLRSLTKSVSTSIRVAALIARGPARERILADRAAESMYVSGLLQAAALDVVTQPGWQTHLRSLRHQLESRRDLLVTSVREHIPRAHLEQVPRGGLHLWLRLPDGTDLARLARDCEAAGVIIAPGDEWFPAEPAGPFVRLNYSGTNPGAFPEGARIIGQMLERNLAWESAGQDRADVSGSPG; this comes from the coding sequence ATGAACAACGATAGCAGTTCGCGGATAGTGGCGCACCTGAAATCCTGGATGTCTTCAGCCGCGCCGGGAGCGAAACTGCCGTCCACCCGTTCCCTCGTGGCCGAGTACCAGGCCAGCCCGGTCACCGTGCAGAAGGCCCTGCAGACCCTCACGGCCCAGGGCCTCATTGAAAGCCGTCCCGGCGTGGGGACGTTCGTGCGGGCTGTCCGGATGGCGCGCCCGTCCGACTACGGCTGGCAGACGGCGGCGCTCCGCTCGCCGTCGGCGGCGCTGCCGCCAGCTTCTGCCACCATGCGGGACGTGCCGCTTGGCGCCATCGCCTTCCACTCCGGCTATCCTGCCCGCGAGCTCCTCCCGGAACGGTTGGTGCGGGCGGCCCTTGCCCGCGCCTCCCGCGGTGACGCGGCACTGTCCAGGCCGCCCGCCGCCGGCCTGCCCGAACTGCAGTCGTGGTTCGCCCACGAGCTCAGCACGTCGACGCCGGCGGGAATTTCGCCGCCGAACCCAAGCGACGTCGTCGTACTCCCCGGCAGCCAGAGCGGGCTGAGCTCCATCTTCAGCGCGCTGGTGGGCAGGGGACAGCCGTTGCTGATGGAGTCGCCGTCCTACTGGGGGGCCATCCTCGCCGCCGCGCAGGCGGGCGTCCGCGTAGTCCCGGTGCCCAGCGGCCCGGAAGGGCCGGATGCCATGGAGCTTGCCCGCGCCTTTGACGAGTCCGGGGCGCGGGTTTTCTACGCGCAGCCCAACTATGCAAACCCCACCGGCGCGCAGTGGGCTTCGGAACGCCGCGACGAGGTCCTGGACGTGGTCCGCGCGAAGGGCGCGTTCCTGGTGGAGGACGACTGGGCACACGACTTTGGCATCACCTCCAGCCCCGTGCCCGTAGCGTCCCGCGACGATTCCGGGCACGTCGTCTACCTGCGCTCGCTGACCAAGAGCGTGTCCACTTCCATCCGGGTGGCGGCGCTCATTGCCCGCGGGCCGGCACGGGAGCGCATCCTTGCAGACCGGGCCGCCGAATCGATGTACGTGAGCGGACTGCTGCAGGCGGCCGCGCTCGACGTCGTCACGCAACCAGGGTGGCAGACGCACCTGCGCAGCCTGCGCCACCAGCTTGAATCCCGCAGGGACCTGCTGGTCACCAGCGTGCGGGAGCATATCCCCCGGGCACACCTTGAGCAGGTGCCGAGAGGCGGGCTCCACCTGTGGTTGCGGCTTCCAGACGGAACGGACCTGGCGCGCCTGGCCCGGGACTGCGAAGCCGCTGGGGTCATTATTGCCCCTGGCGACGAGTGGTTCCCGGCTGAGCCTGCGGGTCCTTTCGTCCGGCTCAACTACTCCGGCACGAATCCGGGCGCCTTCCCGGAAGGCGCCCGGATCATTGGCCAGATGCTGGAGCGGAACCTGGCCTGGGAGTCAGCTGGCCAGGACCGCGCAGACGTCAGTGGCAGTCCCGGATGA
- a CDS encoding GGDEF domain-containing response regulator, with protein MKVLVADDDPGSLMVARAAVERSGHDCLAAADGDQAWALYLEHQPDVVVTDRVMPGMDGMALCRAIREREEDLYTYVVLLTSQGSREDILAGLKAGADDYVTKPLDPFVLQARLLVALRVTTLHADLAHYRRVLARQARTDPLTGLHNRLKLSEDLEQLHQRSVRYGEKYSLAMCDVDNFKTYNDLYGHPAGDQALRAVAEALLSSVRKSDGVYRFGGEEFLLVLPRQSVSGAKALMERALDAVRGLAIAHAGDPTGQLRLSAGLSAFTAEHPVDTVTLLGEADAALYAAKAAGRNRVELARRSG; from the coding sequence GTGAAGGTGCTGGTAGCTGACGACGATCCAGGGTCGCTGATGGTGGCAAGGGCCGCCGTCGAGCGCTCCGGGCACGACTGCCTGGCAGCAGCCGACGGCGACCAGGCCTGGGCCCTCTACCTGGAGCACCAACCCGATGTGGTGGTAACGGACAGGGTGATGCCGGGAATGGACGGGATGGCCTTGTGCCGGGCCATCCGGGAGCGGGAGGAGGACCTTTACACCTACGTCGTCCTGCTCACGTCGCAGGGGTCCCGCGAGGACATACTGGCCGGGCTCAAGGCCGGGGCCGACGATTACGTCACCAAGCCGTTGGACCCCTTCGTGCTGCAGGCCCGGCTGCTGGTGGCGCTGCGTGTCACCACCCTCCACGCGGACCTGGCGCACTACCGCAGGGTCCTGGCCCGGCAGGCGCGCACAGACCCGCTGACAGGGCTGCACAACCGGCTGAAGCTCTCGGAGGATCTGGAGCAGCTCCACCAGCGGAGCGTTCGGTACGGGGAAAAGTACAGCCTGGCCATGTGCGACGTGGACAACTTCAAGACCTACAACGACCTCTATGGCCACCCCGCAGGCGACCAGGCCCTGCGGGCTGTGGCGGAAGCGCTGCTCAGCTCCGTCCGGAAAAGCGACGGCGTGTACCGCTTCGGCGGGGAGGAGTTCCTGCTGGTACTGCCCCGGCAGTCGGTATCCGGCGCGAAGGCACTGATGGAACGGGCCCTGGATGCTGTACGGGGCCTGGCAATCGCGCACGCCGGCGATCCTACCGGCCAGCTGCGGCTCAGTGCTGGGCTCTCCGCATTCACCGCGGAGCACCCAGTGGATACGGTTACCCTGCTGGGTGAGGCCGATGCGGCCCTGTACGCAGCAAAGGCCGCGGGGCGAAACAGGGTGGAACTGGCGCGGCGGTCCGGCTAG